A genome region from Deltaproteobacteria bacterium includes the following:
- a CDS encoding matrixin family metalloprotease: MWNHFTDKKSQMRRHSIKLSLIHISIFLCMISCQKNLVLGPESKTDLATQAQEGCGYIQNEFGERVSWKSNLPIKLFLDSSIPGDMIPIISSASEKWEKASGKKLFEFQQSNQSTSLKPSSDKVNSVYWSKDWSENHKSQQALTILTYLGPLITEADIKINAKDYEFYTTTPQNSVQVNFESLIIHELGHVLGLKHMSIKPTVMWPTLAAAFLRLEISPIDLKSLKCEY; the protein is encoded by the coding sequence ATGTGGAATCATTTTACCGATAAGAAATCACAAATGAGGCGACATTCCATCAAACTTTCATTAATTCATATTTCTATTTTTTTGTGCATGATTTCTTGCCAAAAAAATTTAGTTTTAGGTCCTGAATCTAAAACAGATCTCGCCACTCAAGCTCAAGAAGGTTGCGGCTATATTCAAAATGAATTTGGTGAACGGGTTTCTTGGAAATCCAATTTGCCAATAAAACTCTTCCTTGATTCCTCTATTCCGGGGGACATGATACCCATTATTTCCTCCGCCAGTGAAAAATGGGAAAAGGCATCTGGAAAAAAACTTTTTGAATTTCAACAATCAAATCAATCCACTTCTTTAAAACCCAGCAGTGATAAAGTAAACTCTGTTTACTGGTCAAAAGACTGGAGCGAGAATCATAAATCTCAACAAGCACTCACTATTTTGACCTATTTGGGACCTCTTATTACCGAAGCAGATATCAAAATAAATGCAAAAGATTATGAGTTTTATACCACAACTCCACAAAACTCAGTCCAAGTAAATTTTGAAAGCCTAATAATTCACGAACTGGGGCACGTCTTAGGTCTTAAACACATGAGCATCAAACCTACCGTCATGTGGCCAACCCTGGCGGCTGCCTTTTTAAGATTAGAAATTTCACCAATAGATTTAAAATCTTTGAAATGTGAGTACTAA
- a CDS encoding radical SAM protein produces the protein MAQSDGSEIAAKLCEREAWFVWAPFIMKLELKRYNNIVAFKMKGKADTALAFHEDNLEVAQISDELFSELEKKNYDELVAWSRRKEVLPAHPKNNKIKSVNINVTQICNLHCLYCAAGGDGSYGDPVKNISIEKTLPQLKFFLDKLEKGERFHISFLGGEPLLYPEGISLIAEYASQYAEAKALNLTMKITTNGTLLNESIVSLLKKHKPTLVISMDGPPEINDKLRPQKNSHSTSMQMVSNLDRLFMIKSELGVLGVHAVFSEKNLEVVKAYKYFSEFPFDFYDFMFSVSENNPTSNHEYMEQMEQVAELAWEKGSEKELRKIYIFDHYFDLLDNQKRLENHCGLGKTLAVIDARNRIYNCPWTIGQKQDQIGQDLQINQEKLIENYSNSLIDRNQCHQCWAKYLCGGGCSYIHKSTYSDKEVVKNDLFCERTRYVSALAIYYFSKSRDLMT, from the coding sequence TTGGCCCAATCTGATGGATCAGAAATTGCAGCAAAACTTTGCGAAAGAGAGGCCTGGTTCGTTTGGGCACCGTTTATTATGAAACTAGAGCTTAAAAGGTATAACAATATTGTTGCTTTTAAAATGAAAGGGAAGGCTGATACGGCTCTTGCTTTTCACGAGGATAATTTGGAAGTCGCTCAGATTTCTGATGAGCTGTTCTCTGAGTTAGAGAAAAAAAACTACGATGAGCTTGTTGCTTGGAGTCGCCGTAAAGAGGTTTTACCAGCTCACCCCAAGAATAATAAAATTAAAAGCGTGAATATCAATGTCACCCAGATATGTAATTTGCACTGTCTCTATTGTGCCGCTGGTGGAGATGGATCTTATGGTGATCCAGTTAAAAATATAAGCATCGAAAAAACGCTGCCTCAGTTGAAATTTTTTTTAGACAAATTAGAAAAGGGGGAGCGTTTTCATATTAGTTTTTTAGGTGGAGAACCATTGCTTTATCCTGAAGGGATTTCACTTATTGCGGAGTATGCAAGTCAATACGCCGAAGCCAAAGCGCTAAATTTAACGATGAAAATAACGACAAATGGAACGCTTTTAAATGAATCCATAGTGTCCCTTTTAAAGAAGCATAAACCCACTCTAGTGATAAGTATGGATGGGCCCCCAGAAATAAATGATAAATTGCGGCCTCAAAAAAACTCTCATTCGACATCAATGCAAATGGTTTCAAATTTGGATAGATTATTTATGATAAAGTCAGAATTGGGTGTTTTAGGAGTTCATGCGGTTTTTTCTGAAAAAAATCTTGAAGTTGTGAAGGCCTATAAATATTTTTCAGAGTTTCCTTTTGATTTTTATGATTTTATGTTTTCGGTTTCTGAAAACAATCCAACTAGCAATCATGAATACATGGAACAAATGGAGCAAGTGGCAGAGTTAGCTTGGGAAAAGGGATCTGAAAAAGAACTTAGAAAAATTTATATTTTTGATCATTATTTTGATCTTTTAGATAATCAAAAAAGATTAGAAAATCATTGTGGTTTAGGAAAAACACTTGCAGTGATCGACGCCAGAAATAGAATATACAACTGTCCTTGGACGATAGGTCAAAAACAAGATCAGATAGGGCAAGATTTGCAAATCAATCAAGAAAAGTTAATTGAAAACTATTCAAATAGCTTGATAGACCGGAACCAGTGCCATCAGTGCTGGGCAAAATATCTTTGCGGTGGAGGGTGTTCTTACATTCACAAATCTACGTATTCTGACAAAGAAGTCGTAAAAAATGATCTTTTTTGTGAAAGAACAAGGTATGTTTCAGCATTAGCTATATATTATTTTTCAAAGAGCAGAGATTTAATGACTTGA
- a CDS encoding sigma-54-dependent Fis family transcriptional regulator: MFKILVVDDDAGLRLSIKSAFSGYEKFDVYEAFDGINAMEKIKSPGSKFDIVILDVDMPRLNGLETLKQIKEFDPGIIVLMLTAHATLHDAVNAVKDGAYNYLSKPVSSEEILALIEKAMQAHSMISNIAASSPVLVEAGRKIIGNTTQMQKVFNIIHKLAKVDTPVLIRGASGTGKELVAKAIHFNSVRKDEKFVAINCSAIPENLFESELFGHEKGSFTGASERKIGKFQYADGGTLFLDEIGDMPQLMQVKILRVLQEKLFTPVGSNREIQSNVRIIAATNRPLEEMIKIGSFREDLFYRLNVVPIFLPALCDRKADIERLIQIFVKKFNEVHKKKITGVTADAMNILKRYSWPGNIRELENVIEHSFVLETGTIISMSSLPESLLAAVGVNLFDLDTLSQSSQLGPVFIDSGSDIETEDANSDLDTDGDSEFDDSGMKVTFNGDLDFNVQKEAFEKEFIIKALKTFKGRINQTALHANIPKKTLLRKIEKYGINAKDYFDQ, translated from the coding sequence ATGTTTAAGATTTTAGTCGTTGATGATGACGCGGGATTAAGACTATCAATCAAATCTGCCTTTTCTGGTTATGAAAAATTTGATGTTTATGAAGCTTTCGATGGTATCAATGCCATGGAAAAAATTAAATCTCCAGGATCCAAATTCGACATCGTGATTTTGGACGTAGATATGCCTCGGCTCAATGGTCTTGAAACACTGAAGCAGATAAAAGAGTTTGATCCAGGGATTATAGTGCTCATGTTAACAGCCCATGCGACATTGCATGACGCTGTTAACGCAGTTAAAGATGGCGCTTATAACTACCTCTCTAAACCGGTCTCTAGTGAAGAAATATTAGCTTTAATTGAAAAAGCGATGCAAGCACACTCTATGATATCAAATATTGCAGCTAGCTCACCCGTGTTGGTCGAAGCTGGGAGAAAAATAATTGGTAATACCACGCAAATGCAAAAAGTGTTTAATATTATACACAAGTTGGCCAAAGTGGATACTCCGGTTTTAATTAGGGGAGCTAGTGGTACAGGCAAAGAATTAGTAGCGAAGGCCATTCACTTTAATTCTGTGAGAAAAGATGAGAAATTTGTTGCTATAAATTGCTCAGCTATACCTGAAAACTTATTTGAATCAGAACTTTTTGGACATGAAAAAGGATCTTTTACAGGAGCTAGTGAAAGAAAAATTGGGAAATTTCAATATGCAGATGGTGGAACTTTATTTTTAGATGAGATTGGAGATATGCCTCAACTGATGCAGGTAAAAATACTACGAGTTTTGCAGGAAAAATTATTTACACCAGTGGGTTCTAATCGAGAAATTCAATCCAATGTCAGAATTATTGCGGCTACAAATCGGCCACTTGAGGAAATGATTAAGATAGGCTCTTTCAGAGAAGATTTATTTTACAGGCTGAATGTGGTTCCTATATTTTTACCAGCATTATGTGATCGCAAAGCCGATATCGAAAGGTTGATTCAAATTTTTGTAAAAAAATTCAATGAGGTCCATAAAAAGAAAATAACCGGTGTGACTGCCGATGCCATGAATATATTAAAGCGTTACTCTTGGCCTGGAAATATCCGCGAACTTGAGAATGTAATCGAACATTCTTTTGTATTAGAGACTGGAACGATCATTTCAATGTCTTCTTTACCTGAAAGCTTATTGGCCGCAGTGGGAGTGAATCTATTTGACCTAGATACGCTAAGCCAGTCTTCACAACTTGGTCCTGTATTTATTGATTCAGGAAGTGATATAGAAACTGAGGATGCGAATTCTGATTTAGATACTGATGGAGATTCTGAATTTGATGATTCAGGTATGAAGGTTACTTTTAACGGAGACTTGGATTTTAATGTTCAAAAAGAAGCCTTTGAAAAGGAATTTATCATTAAGGCTCTCAAAACTTTTAAAGGCAGAATAAATCAAACGGCCCTGCATGCGAATATACCTAAAAAAACTCTTCTCAGAAAAATTGAAAAATATGGTATCAATGCAAAGGACTATTTTGACCAATAA
- a CDS encoding CHASE2 domain-containing protein, producing the protein MALATGLALFIVQIKLDFFESYLYDMRVRWSPSSNPTGAIQIVEVTPESVEYFKGIPKAEHHKKVMDLLYEYKPKAVVYDIGIDEILGSDQSKKSFAKSLEKFNQFFVITNFLEMRGEEGKLKLAEPYEKIKLFSGPKSSDTANFAKDGVTRRMMINYQDQMMIHPFLASQINPDVSDKNKIKGLFSFLETDQVYIRFRPTGTYPKISFHEVAKSLVSPSVFKDKIVLIGHNLELSEKDYLMTPYSRSTIAMTTTEMHANMIDTLILNNAITKAPQYINIFSTILISIITVYIVFTVSPAMGLFIIVLLFGFYLIFAYFLFWPFGYWISMAHQLLAIFLCYYFFIPYRLIIENRRSWEYYQKNKLLHQVEELKTNFISMMSHDLKTPIARIKGMTDVILNDAHAVTNNQRDALDTIRTSSDDLLRFINSILNYAKIESQGVDLHLQSKDPNALISEVIKKHEFLAKVKKIRILTELEPLFPIKIDPELIKQVFSNLIENAIKYSPDETTITISTSENSGYVVVKISDQGGGIAVQDLPNLFMKFYRSANAKSSPVKGSGLGLYLAKYFTELHNGKIFVESTYGKGTDFIVELPQI; encoded by the coding sequence GTGGCTTTAGCTACAGGTCTGGCCCTTTTTATAGTGCAAATTAAGTTAGATTTTTTTGAATCTTATTTGTATGACATGAGAGTTCGATGGAGTCCGTCCAGCAATCCTACTGGCGCTATTCAAATCGTTGAAGTGACGCCTGAAAGCGTCGAGTATTTTAAAGGAATTCCAAAAGCAGAACATCATAAGAAGGTCATGGACTTGCTTTACGAATACAAACCCAAAGCGGTAGTCTATGACATCGGTATTGATGAAATCTTGGGTTCAGATCAAAGTAAAAAAAGTTTTGCGAAATCTTTAGAAAAATTTAATCAATTTTTTGTGATCACAAATTTTCTTGAGATGCGCGGGGAAGAAGGGAAATTAAAACTTGCTGAACCTTATGAAAAAATAAAACTTTTTTCAGGTCCGAAAAGCTCTGATACGGCTAATTTTGCAAAAGATGGGGTGACTCGTCGGATGATGATTAACTATCAAGATCAAATGATGATACATCCTTTTCTTGCCAGTCAAATCAATCCAGATGTTTCTGATAAAAATAAAATAAAAGGATTGTTTTCTTTTTTGGAAACAGATCAGGTGTATATCCGTTTCCGACCTACGGGAACCTATCCAAAAATCTCCTTTCATGAGGTGGCTAAAAGTTTAGTGTCGCCTTCCGTTTTTAAAGACAAGATAGTGTTGATTGGTCATAATTTGGAACTATCTGAAAAAGATTACTTAATGACTCCCTATTCAAGATCGACAATTGCCATGACCACAACGGAAATGCACGCAAACATGATAGACACCTTAATATTGAATAATGCGATTACCAAGGCACCTCAATATATTAATATCTTTTCGACAATTTTAATTTCGATAATCACCGTTTATATAGTGTTTACGGTAAGTCCAGCTATGGGTTTGTTTATCATCGTCTTATTGTTTGGATTCTATTTAATATTTGCCTATTTTCTGTTTTGGCCTTTTGGGTATTGGATTTCTATGGCGCACCAATTGTTGGCCATTTTTCTTTGCTATTATTTCTTTATTCCTTACCGTTTGATTATTGAAAATAGGCGTAGCTGGGAATATTACCAAAAAAATAAACTATTACATCAAGTGGAAGAGTTAAAGACTAATTTTATTTCGATGATGTCCCATGATTTAAAAACGCCAATTGCCCGCATTAAGGGAATGACGGATGTTATTTTAAACGATGCTCATGCTGTGACAAATAATCAAAGAGACGCCTTGGATACGATCAGGACTTCCAGCGATGATTTATTGAGGTTTATAAATTCTATCTTAAATTATGCGAAGATTGAATCCCAAGGGGTCGACCTTCATTTGCAATCTAAAGATCCCAATGCGCTGATCTCAGAGGTCATAAAAAAACACGAGTTTTTAGCTAAAGTAAAAAAAATTCGTATACTGACAGAGCTGGAGCCTTTATTTCCTATAAAAATCGATCCCGAACTTATCAAACAAGTGTTTTCCAATTTAATAGAGAATGCCATTAAGTACTCACCTGATGAGACGACGATTACTATTAGCACTTCAGAAAATTCTGGATATGTGGTCGTAAAGATTTCAGATCAAGGGGGTGGTATCGCGGTCCAAGATTTGCCTAACTTGTTTATGAAGTTTTATAGAAGTGCTAATGCCAAGAGTTCGCCAGTAAAAGGGTCAGGATTGGGCTTGTATCTGGCTAAATATTTTACAGAACTGCATAATGGTAAAATTTTTGTTGAATCTACCTATGGTAAAGGAACAGATTTTATAGTAGAATTACCTCAAATTTAA